One Mangifera indica cultivar Alphonso chromosome 4, CATAS_Mindica_2.1, whole genome shotgun sequence genomic region harbors:
- the LOC123215028 gene encoding 60S ribosomal protein L3-2-like encodes MSHRKFEHPRHGSLGFLPRKRAARHRGKVKAFPKDDPSKPCRLTAFLGYKAGMTHIVRDVEKPGSKLHKKEACEAVTIIETPPMVVVGVVGYVKTPRGLRSLCTVWAQHLSEEIKRRFYKNWCKSKKKAFTKYPKKFESEDGKKDVEAQLEKIKKYCTVIRVLAHTQIRKMKGLKQKKAHLMEIQVNGGTIAQKVDFAYGFFEKQIPVDAVFQKDEMIDIIGVSKGKGYEGVVTRWGVTRLPRKTHRGLRKVACIGAWHPARVSFTVARAGQNGYHHRTEMNKKIYKLGKTGDDSHSAMTDYDRTEKDITPMGGFPHYGIVKEDYLLIKGCCVGTKKRVVTLRQSLLKQTSRVAMEEIKLKFIDTSSKFGHGRFQTTQEKAKFYGRLKA; translated from the exons ATGTCTCATCGTAAGTTTGAACACCCAAGGCATGGATCTTTGGGGTTTCTCCCAAGAAAGAGAGCGGCCCGACACAGAGGAAAAG TGAAGGCATTCCCCAAAGATGATCCTTCTAAACCATGCAGATTAACTGCTTTCCTGGGTTACAAAGCAGGAATGACCCACATTGTCCGAGATGTGGAGAAACCAGGATCAA AACTCCACAAAAAGGAAGCATGTGAAGCGGTAACTATTATAGAAACACCACCCATGGTTGTCGTCGGGGTTGTTGGTTATGTCAAGACACCCCGTGGACTTCGTTCTCTTTGCACTGTCTGGGCTCAGCATCTCAGTGAAGAGATTAAGAGAAGGTTCTATAAGAACTGGTGCAAATCTAAGAAGAAGGCCTTCACCAAGTACCCAAAGAAGTTTGAAAGTGAAGATGGGAAAAAAGATGTTGAGGCTCAGTTGGAGAAAATTAAGAAGTACTGTACTGTGATTCGAGTCTTGGCCCACACCCAG ataagaaaaatgaagGGACTGAAGCAAAAGAAAGCCCATCTGATGGAGATCCAGGTCAACGGTGGAACCATTGCCCAGAAGGTTGACTTTGCATATGGTTTCTTTGAGAAGCAAATTCCTGTTGATGCTGTGTTCCAGAAAGATGAGATGATAGATATAATTGGTGTGAGTAAAGGTAAAGGTTATGAGGGTGTGGTTACTCGTTGGGGTGTTACTCGTCTTCCTCGCAAGACTCATCGTGGTCTTCGCAAGGTCGCATGTATTGGTGCCTGGCATCCTGCTAGGGTTTCCTTCACTGTTGCAAGGGCTGGACAGAATGGTTACCACCACCGCACAGAGATGAACAAGAAAATCTACAAGCTTGGAAAGACTGGTGACGATTCTCACTCTGCCATGACCGATTATGACAG GACTGAGAAGGATATTACGCCGATGGGAGGATTCCCCCACTATGGTATTGTGAAAGAAGATTATCTTCTGATCAAGGGCTGCTGCGTCGGAACCAAAAAGCGTGTTGTGACATTGAGGCAGTCATTGCTGAAGCAGACATCCAGAGTTGCAATGGAGGAGATTAAGCTCAAGTTCATTGATACATCCTCCAAGTTTGGCCATGGTCGGTTCCAAACAACACAGGAGAAGGCTAAGTTTTATGGAAGACTCAAGGCTTGA